Proteins from a single region of Siphonobacter curvatus:
- a CDS encoding SusC/RagA family TonB-linked outer membrane protein: MGLLLRRKSSGLVGLLITGIVCSAAGQTPAYFARAEAEREERPRPATPATKGLTEVFQQLEKKYHVQFAYQKKLVQDKRIQATVGAGKRSLEENLQQVLSPLNLTYEKIGETYIISERIRESVESKKTSKAEIKVKGKVTAKDGSELPGVNVRVKGTGIGAVTNGQGEYLITAPSETSVLVFSFIGYTSQEIAVAGKTTIDVILENETKQLTEVVVTAAGIERKANALGYSVSTLSTTDLAQKNEPDPVRALAGKVAGVNVQGGGGVAGGATNITIRGNSSLGNNNQPLYVVDGVPFDNSTFAPVTGNNQTQSNQSTASRAFDIDPNNIQSMTVLKGAAAAALYGSRAANGAIIITTKASAKKSRKGTEITYNTSYSAETIAGLPEYQQLYGQGTNGDYRSAVYGSSGSAYSTRATIPHPLARAGFSAADFPQFYEADGVTPVQVPYRSYAGKNQRDFFRTGSVYENALTVNSGSEKGNFTVGLSRTTNQGIVPGNEIARTSINVGGNARLDNKFYVRGTINYVMTDQKSPPIGGSGSIMSTMYYLPTSYDLTGYPYENPNTGANVYDYAGVDNPYWSIRHSPATSNVDRYYGNFVLGFDPLSWLNIQNTAGFNAYTDRRVSVLGKGSSVYANGTINTDNIYRQELDNTLLVTITKTIKQDFSLRAIFGNNINQRMTDRSAFVGTNIITAGINNINNTSTITLGSLPNNRAMIRQRFYAFFTDITLDYKGFASLNIVGRNDVSSTLPPENRSYLYGGVNGSFIFTEAFGLNSPILNFGKVRVGYTQVGNEAQPYQTVNVFNANASAGDLDAPFSNPVQSNVSTMTLGDVLSNARLKPEFITEFEAGTELQFFNNRLSIDLTYYHKRSTSQIFTVKSAPSTGFTDRIINLGQTSNKGIELGISATPVSLASGFRWNINANFTRNRNNVDDLGGFAQLVYGNNIHIAGQPYGQIYGSRYARDSEGNILVNPQTAKPIAAATSGPIGNPNPKFIVGLNNSFSYKRITFDVLFDWKQGGAIYSTNIGNALSRGVTRDTENRETLWVGPGVLGNVNTLEPILDESGNKIPNNTALTVIDYFFSGGYGPGGIGEGYVFDATVFRLRELSLGYQLPSNILQKTPFGSVSISLSGRNLWYKAPNTPKYMNYDPEVSTGAANNAGFDSLGVPTTRRFGVNLRASF, encoded by the coding sequence ATGGGATTACTACTACGAAGGAAGAGCAGCGGATTAGTCGGATTACTGATAACCGGAATCGTTTGTTCGGCTGCGGGACAAACCCCGGCGTACTTTGCCCGAGCGGAGGCCGAAAGGGAAGAGCGGCCCCGGCCCGCCACCCCGGCTACGAAAGGGCTAACGGAAGTTTTTCAGCAATTGGAAAAGAAGTACCATGTACAGTTTGCCTACCAGAAGAAGCTGGTGCAGGACAAACGTATACAGGCAACCGTTGGTGCTGGCAAACGTAGTCTGGAGGAAAATCTGCAGCAGGTACTCTCACCCCTAAACCTAACGTATGAAAAAATTGGCGAGACCTATATCATTTCCGAGCGGATTCGGGAATCGGTGGAGTCTAAAAAAACTTCGAAAGCAGAAATTAAAGTAAAAGGGAAAGTTACGGCCAAAGACGGTAGTGAATTGCCCGGCGTAAACGTGCGAGTGAAAGGAACGGGCATCGGAGCCGTAACGAATGGCCAGGGCGAATACCTGATTACGGCCCCCAGCGAGACCAGCGTTCTGGTGTTTTCGTTTATTGGCTACACGAGTCAGGAAATTGCCGTAGCGGGCAAAACCACTATTGACGTTATCCTGGAAAATGAGACCAAACAATTGACGGAAGTAGTGGTGACGGCCGCTGGTATCGAACGGAAGGCCAACGCTTTAGGGTACTCAGTCAGTACGCTCAGCACGACCGATCTAGCCCAGAAAAACGAACCTGATCCCGTACGGGCCCTAGCCGGAAAAGTAGCCGGGGTCAACGTCCAGGGTGGGGGCGGTGTGGCGGGCGGGGCCACGAATATTACGATTCGGGGAAATTCGTCGCTGGGAAATAATAACCAGCCGCTGTACGTCGTCGATGGGGTACCCTTCGATAATTCGACGTTTGCCCCGGTAACCGGCAACAACCAAACGCAGAGCAACCAGAGTACGGCCAGTCGGGCCTTCGACATTGACCCCAACAACATCCAGAGTATGACCGTACTGAAAGGAGCCGCCGCGGCGGCCCTCTACGGATCGCGGGCGGCGAACGGGGCCATCATCATTACCACGAAAGCTTCAGCCAAGAAGAGCCGGAAGGGTACAGAAATCACGTACAACACCTCTTATTCCGCCGAAACGATCGCCGGATTGCCCGAGTATCAGCAATTGTACGGGCAGGGAACCAACGGCGATTACCGAAGTGCCGTGTATGGTTCATCGGGTTCGGCCTACAGTACGCGGGCGACGATTCCGCATCCGCTGGCCCGGGCTGGTTTTTCAGCCGCCGATTTTCCGCAGTTCTATGAAGCCGATGGCGTTACGCCCGTGCAGGTACCGTACCGCTCGTACGCGGGAAAAAACCAGCGGGATTTCTTTCGCACCGGCTCCGTTTACGAAAATGCGTTGACGGTGAATAGTGGTAGCGAAAAAGGAAACTTTACGGTGGGCCTGAGCCGTACGACCAACCAGGGTATTGTTCCGGGTAATGAGATTGCCCGTACGTCCATCAACGTTGGTGGAAATGCCCGGCTGGATAACAAATTTTACGTGCGTGGAACCATCAATTACGTCATGACGGATCAGAAATCGCCTCCGATTGGCGGGAGCGGTTCGATCATGAGTACGATGTATTATTTGCCGACGAGCTATGATCTGACGGGTTATCCCTACGAAAATCCCAACACCGGAGCCAATGTGTACGATTACGCGGGGGTTGACAATCCCTACTGGTCTATCCGACACAGTCCGGCGACCAGTAACGTGGACCGGTATTACGGAAACTTTGTACTCGGTTTTGACCCCTTAAGCTGGCTGAACATTCAGAATACGGCGGGTTTCAACGCCTACACGGATCGTCGGGTGAGTGTACTGGGCAAGGGCTCATCAGTATACGCCAACGGTACCATCAATACGGATAATATCTACCGACAGGAACTAGATAATACCTTGCTGGTGACGATCACGAAAACCATTAAGCAGGATTTTTCATTGCGGGCCATTTTCGGCAATAACATCAACCAGCGGATGACCGACCGCTCGGCCTTTGTCGGTACCAATATCATCACGGCTGGGATCAATAACATCAACAATACCTCGACGATTACCCTGGGAAGCCTGCCTAATAACCGGGCGATGATCCGGCAGCGGTTTTACGCGTTCTTTACGGATATTACGCTGGATTACAAGGGCTTTGCTTCGCTGAATATTGTGGGGCGGAATGACGTATCCTCCACGCTGCCGCCGGAAAATCGCAGCTACCTATACGGGGGTGTAAATGGTTCGTTCATCTTTACCGAAGCCTTCGGACTCAATAGTCCCATTTTGAATTTTGGTAAAGTTCGCGTGGGCTATACGCAGGTGGGGAATGAAGCTCAGCCGTACCAGACCGTAAATGTGTTTAACGCCAACGCGAGTGCGGGGGATCTGGACGCTCCCTTTTCCAATCCGGTCCAATCCAATGTGAGTACGATGACGCTGGGTGACGTGTTATCCAACGCCCGGTTGAAGCCGGAGTTCATCACGGAATTTGAAGCCGGTACTGAGCTACAGTTCTTTAACAACCGCCTTTCCATTGATTTGACGTATTACCACAAACGTAGTACCTCGCAGATTTTTACCGTAAAGTCCGCGCCATCGACGGGTTTCACGGATCGCATCATTAATCTTGGCCAAACCTCCAACAAGGGAATTGAGCTGGGAATCAGTGCAACGCCCGTATCGTTAGCTTCGGGTTTCCGCTGGAATATCAACGCCAACTTCACCCGTAACCGGAATAATGTGGATGATCTGGGGGGCTTTGCTCAATTGGTGTACGGAAACAATATCCACATTGCCGGACAACCCTACGGGCAGATATACGGCAGTCGATACGCCCGCGATAGCGAGGGGAACATTCTGGTGAATCCCCAGACGGCTAAGCCCATTGCGGCCGCTACGAGCGGACCCATTGGTAATCCCAATCCCAAATTCATTGTGGGCCTGAACAACAGCTTTTCCTACAAACGCATCACGTTTGATGTACTCTTCGACTGGAAACAGGGTGGAGCGATTTACTCGACCAACATCGGGAATGCTCTGTCGCGGGGCGTAACCCGCGATACGGAAAACCGCGAAACGCTCTGGGTTGGACCGGGTGTACTAGGCAACGTGAATACGCTGGAACCCATCCTGGATGAAAGCGGCAACAAAATTCCCAACAACACAGCCCTGACGGTCATCGACTACTTCTTCAGTGGTGGCTACGGTCCGGGAGGAATTGGCGAGGGCTACGTGTTCGACGCGACCGTATTTCGGTTGCGGGAGCTGTCGCTGGGCTATCAGCTGCCCTCCAATATCCTGCAAAAAACGCCCTTTGGCTCCGTATCCATTTCCCTGAGCGGCCGAAATCTCTGGTACAAGGCTCCTAACACCCCGAAGTACATGAATTACGATCCGGAAGTAAGTACGGGAGCGGCCAATAACGCGGGTTTCGATTCACTCGGCGTACCCACCACCCGCCGATTCGGTGTTAACCTGAGAGCCAGTTTTTAA
- a CDS encoding carbohydrate-binding domain-containing protein, with product MNLIFGRAWAGRLPFLIFSTLTMACSKDNTEITTNTGNAVTIDSVATTSTSPEGNTDRAVNAEDLLANATFSSVVSIAFGSSVTISNPLAGKGVEVTESNGDVIITSTVAEVAYILSGVNNNGSVKIYSDKKFKLTLNGLTLTNTDGPALNIQSSKRAFIVLADQTTNILTDGATYAANATEDQKATLFSEGQLIFSGQGSLSVQGNYKHAICSDDYVRIISGTLSIPSAVSDGIHTNEAFIADGGTVTMTTKGDGIQCEEGYVVINDGTFTINVADKGIAASYDTDTSIDPYLTINGGTINITSTAGEGIESKSVLTINSGNISVKTFDDGLNAGTFIYINGGTVYANSSSNDGIDSNGKLTVTGGKVVSIGAAAPEEGFDCDRNTFKITGGILVGMGGATSTPTASVSTQPSVIMGGGSANQLLHIESNEGAEVLTLQLPKTFTTLLFSSPKLKMGQSYRVYSGGSIDASTTFNGLYTSGTYTVGTQSGSFTASTMVTNAGGNTGR from the coding sequence ATGAACCTTATTTTTGGCCGCGCGTGGGCGGGTCGGCTCCCATTTTTGATCTTTAGTACGCTGACGATGGCGTGTTCCAAGGACAACACCGAGATCACAACGAACACTGGTAACGCAGTAACCATCGACAGTGTCGCTACCACTTCCACTAGTCCCGAAGGTAACACCGACCGGGCCGTCAATGCCGAGGATCTGCTGGCTAATGCCACTTTTTCCTCGGTAGTTAGCATTGCATTTGGATCGAGTGTTACTATCTCTAATCCGTTGGCGGGGAAGGGGGTAGAGGTCACAGAAAGTAACGGCGATGTGATCATCACCTCTACCGTTGCAGAAGTGGCTTACATACTGAGTGGTGTCAATAACAATGGTTCAGTGAAAATTTACAGCGATAAAAAATTCAAGCTTACCCTGAATGGCCTGACGCTAACGAATACGGATGGTCCGGCTTTGAATATCCAATCCAGCAAACGAGCGTTTATTGTACTGGCCGATCAGACTACCAATATCCTGACCGATGGTGCAACGTACGCTGCCAACGCTACGGAAGATCAAAAAGCTACTCTGTTTAGTGAAGGACAGCTGATCTTCAGTGGCCAGGGAAGCCTGAGTGTGCAGGGAAATTACAAACACGCCATTTGTAGTGATGATTATGTCCGCATTATCAGTGGAACCCTCTCCATACCCAGTGCAGTATCGGATGGCATTCACACCAATGAAGCGTTCATTGCCGACGGCGGGACCGTAACCATGACGACGAAGGGTGACGGGATTCAGTGTGAAGAGGGCTACGTCGTCATCAACGACGGGACTTTTACCATCAACGTGGCCGACAAGGGAATTGCGGCGTCTTATGATACCGATACCAGCATCGACCCGTACCTGACGATCAATGGCGGAACGATCAACATCACTTCAACGGCGGGGGAGGGTATTGAAAGCAAAAGCGTACTAACCATCAATAGTGGCAACATTTCGGTAAAAACCTTCGATGATGGATTGAATGCAGGTACCTTCATTTACATCAATGGTGGGACCGTTTATGCGAACAGTTCGTCGAACGATGGAATAGATTCCAACGGCAAGCTGACCGTAACGGGTGGAAAAGTAGTATCCATTGGAGCCGCCGCCCCCGAAGAAGGTTTTGATTGCGACCGAAATACGTTTAAAATCACCGGTGGCATCCTGGTCGGTATGGGCGGAGCGACGAGTACGCCAACGGCTTCCGTCAGTACGCAGCCTTCTGTCATTATGGGCGGCGGTTCAGCTAATCAACTGTTGCATATTGAATCGAATGAGGGAGCAGAGGTACTGACACTTCAACTTCCCAAAACCTTCACAACGCTGTTGTTTTCCAGTCCAAAGCTTAAAATGGGTCAGTCGTACCGGGTATATAGCGGAGGGAGTATAGACGCGAGCACTACTTTTAACGGGCTTTATACGAGCGGAACGTATACAGTGGGGACCCAATCCGGCAGTTTTACGGCGAGTACAATGGTAACGAATGCTGGCGGAAACACGGGACGGTAA
- a CDS encoding GlxA family transcriptional regulator — translation MKHISILVPQGAILGSLEGSRQLLTQVNAFVKMQGQPPLFKVQLVGLCRETPVSGGLFTVHADHLLEEITHTDLIIIPAVDGNIEEAVEKNKRFIPWITQQYQQGAEVASLCMGAFILASTGLLRGRKCATHWMAANDFRRMFPDVELLTEKIITDEQGIYSSGGAFSYQNLILHLIEKYAGRELAILSAKVFAIEIDRISQSSFMMFQGQKDHEDALVRKAQDFIESNFTERITVEQLSDRLAINRRSLERRFKKATGNTVNEYMQRVKIEAAKKSFEVSRKNINEVMYDVGYSDTKAFRVIFKKTTGMTPLDYRNKYNKQAAAL, via the coding sequence ATGAAGCATATCTCTATTCTGGTGCCGCAAGGGGCTATTTTAGGAAGTCTGGAGGGCTCTCGCCAACTGTTAACCCAGGTGAACGCATTCGTGAAAATGCAGGGACAGCCGCCCCTGTTTAAGGTACAGCTGGTAGGTCTCTGCCGGGAAACACCCGTGAGTGGCGGCCTTTTTACCGTCCACGCCGATCACTTGCTGGAGGAAATCACGCATACGGATCTCATCATCATACCGGCAGTAGATGGCAATATTGAAGAGGCGGTAGAAAAAAATAAACGCTTCATTCCCTGGATTACGCAGCAGTATCAACAGGGTGCGGAGGTGGCCAGTCTGTGTATGGGAGCATTCATCTTGGCTTCGACGGGCTTGTTACGGGGGCGTAAGTGTGCTACGCACTGGATGGCGGCTAATGATTTCCGCCGAATGTTTCCGGATGTCGAGCTGTTAACCGAAAAAATTATTACGGACGAACAGGGCATTTACTCCAGCGGTGGAGCTTTCTCGTACCAAAACCTGATTTTACACCTGATCGAAAAGTACGCGGGTCGCGAACTGGCCATTCTTTCGGCCAAAGTTTTTGCGATTGAAATTGACCGGATCAGTCAGTCTTCGTTCATGATGTTTCAGGGACAGAAAGATCACGAGGATGCACTGGTACGCAAAGCTCAGGACTTTATCGAATCTAATTTTACGGAACGCATCACCGTCGAACAATTATCGGATCGGCTGGCCATCAACCGCCGCAGTCTGGAACGACGCTTCAAAAAGGCGACGGGGAATACAGTTAATGAATACATGCAGCGGGTCAAAATCGAAGCTGCCAAGAAGAGTTTTGAAGTGAGCCGTAAAAACATCAACGAAGTGATGTACGACGTGGGCTACTCGGATACGAAAGCCTTTCGGGTGATTTTTAAGAAGACAACGGGCATGACGCCTCTCGATTATCGCAACAAATACAACAAACAGGCGGCGGCTTTGTAA
- a CDS encoding VOC family protein gives MFTAHPYLNFPGTTEEAFRFYQSVFGGEFLTLIRFKDTTEVTNVPENEQHKLMHIALPLGKGGVILMGTDVLDSMCHTLVPGNQISLTLTPDSQAEAQRLFEGLSVGGKVSVPLEPSSWGTIFGMLTDAYGIQWMIDYTPES, from the coding sequence ATGTTCACGGCACATCCCTATCTCAACTTTCCCGGTACTACCGAAGAAGCCTTCCGCTTTTACCAAAGCGTATTTGGTGGCGAATTTCTGACGTTAATACGCTTTAAAGACACGACTGAAGTCACAAACGTCCCCGAAAATGAGCAGCATAAGTTGATGCACATCGCCTTGCCGCTGGGCAAGGGTGGCGTCATTCTGATGGGTACGGATGTGCTCGATTCCATGTGTCATACCCTGGTTCCGGGTAATCAGATTTCCCTTACGCTCACGCCGGATAGCCAAGCCGAAGCCCAGCGATTGTTCGAGGGGCTTTCCGTGGGAGGTAAGGTAAGCGTACCCCTGGAGCCTTCGTCCTGGGGTACAATCTTTGGCATGCTAACCGACGCCTATGGCATTCAATGGATGATCGACTATACACCGGAATCCTAA
- a CDS encoding pyridoxamine 5'-phosphate oxidase family protein, with protein sequence MDSINQQQPEKNKEDLAGNEAGKKINELAEKNSTCHFCTRITSGQPLKVRPMSVQEVDESGNFWFLSADDSNKNADIQADPYVHLLFQGSAHSDFLSVYGRATISKDKEKIKELWNPILKAWFTEGEDDPRITVIQVAAQEGYYWDNKHGNAVAMVKTAVGALVGKTLDDSIEGKLKV encoded by the coding sequence ATGGATAGTATCAATCAACAGCAACCTGAAAAGAATAAGGAAGATTTAGCAGGGAACGAGGCCGGAAAGAAAATCAACGAACTGGCCGAAAAAAACAGCACCTGTCATTTCTGTACCCGAATCACGAGCGGTCAACCGCTGAAAGTACGCCCGATGTCCGTACAGGAAGTCGATGAATCGGGCAACTTCTGGTTCCTGAGTGCCGATGACAGTAACAAAAACGCGGATATTCAGGCCGACCCCTACGTTCACCTATTATTCCAAGGCTCTGCCCATTCTGATTTCCTGAGCGTATACGGTCGGGCAACCATTTCTAAAGACAAGGAAAAAATCAAAGAACTCTGGAATCCCATTTTAAAAGCCTGGTTTACCGAAGGTGAAGACGATCCCCGCATTACGGTTATTCAGGTAGCCGCTCAGGAAGGTTATTACTGGGACAACAAACACGGTAATGCCGTGGCTATGGTCAAAACAGCCGTAGGAGCCCTGGTGGGTAAGACACTGGACGATTCGATTGAAGGAAAACTGAAAGTTTAA
- a CDS encoding RNA polymerase sigma factor produces the protein MRLLTEEVLLQLASEGHANAFAELHDRYRPLLYRFVYSIVKSSDVTKDICQEVFLRIWEDRGRLPEISAFKSYLLTAGKNLSLNVLKKVLSEEKNLSSFVKTYEQTSSSVDDEWQTIEYQRFIQSVLATLPNQSRRVFELCRQQGLSYEEVAAELGVSRNIIKKHMVRSMKVLKIAVEKDLGITFSVLATVLFEG, from the coding sequence ATGCGTCTCCTGACTGAAGAAGTACTGCTGCAGCTCGCCTCCGAAGGCCATGCAAATGCCTTTGCGGAATTGCATGACCGCTACCGGCCGCTTCTGTACCGTTTTGTGTATTCCATCGTGAAATCGTCGGATGTAACGAAAGACATTTGTCAGGAAGTATTTCTGCGGATTTGGGAAGATCGGGGTCGGCTACCGGAAATCAGTGCCTTCAAATCGTATCTGCTGACAGCTGGTAAAAACCTGAGTCTCAACGTTCTGAAAAAAGTCTTATCGGAAGAAAAAAACCTCAGCTCCTTCGTTAAAACGTATGAACAAACCTCATCATCCGTAGATGATGAATGGCAGACGATTGAATACCAGCGGTTTATTCAATCGGTACTAGCCACCTTACCGAATCAGAGTCGGCGGGTTTTTGAACTGTGCCGTCAACAGGGACTTTCCTACGAAGAAGTCGCCGCTGAACTGGGCGTTTCCCGCAACATCATCAAAAAACACATGGTACGTTCGATGAAAGTATTGAAAATCGCCGTCGAAAAAGACCTGGGCATCACATTCAGCGTGCTGGCAACGGTTCTTTTCGAAGGATAA
- a CDS encoding SusD/RagB family nutrient-binding outer membrane lipoprotein codes for MNGTHRPISFLVAFVLILTTSACKKFVDINGDPNNPTEPNLSLLLSGTQVSIAGNFTGINSGGSAVVQHWGSGNLNRWDQSGGTFSSSWSGFYTGAIPDLETIIKTGTEQQQWGYVSIAKLQKAYLYSIMVDVWGDIPYTQAGGSYTDPVFDKGQDIYNSLFTLIDEALADMEKGFTVTSSADLFYQGSKERWQRMAYSLKLKMFNQIRLVDPARAEQGIRTLLSSGVPLMTENAHDFTFRYGSNVTPNSRHPWYINSYNTSRSGYMSMTLINRLKQQDDPRLRYYIFRMRSNAGLANATNGDGYYGRYPGDGAASPADHSTRAISGIYPAAGLYDNGTIATLTSANQLLNNEGASAGTTANSFRIALFTSGDGTGAGILPLITNAMVNFIRAEAALTLNTGEDARKLLLDAVTAQLTSVSTLSASNKGNAIPAATITGFITRLGQQYDAADAAGKMQLLMMQKWIALYGNGVEAYNDYRRTGLPQLEDLVSPLDTFPFRFYYSETEMTSNASVIANRDAVQRAQQLTPVFWDK; via the coding sequence ATGAACGGAACGCATCGTCCTATCTCGTTTTTAGTCGCTTTTGTATTGATCCTCACGACGAGTGCCTGCAAGAAATTTGTTGACATTAATGGCGACCCTAATAACCCGACGGAACCAAACCTGAGTCTGTTACTATCGGGTACGCAGGTATCGATTGCGGGCAATTTTACGGGCATCAACAGTGGAGGGTCGGCCGTGGTTCAGCACTGGGGCTCGGGGAACCTGAACCGCTGGGATCAGTCGGGAGGTACTTTTTCTTCGTCCTGGTCCGGCTTCTACACCGGGGCCATTCCCGATTTGGAAACGATCATTAAAACCGGTACTGAGCAGCAGCAGTGGGGCTACGTCAGCATTGCGAAACTACAGAAAGCCTATCTCTACAGCATCATGGTGGACGTATGGGGCGACATTCCCTATACGCAGGCGGGTGGAAGCTATACCGACCCGGTTTTTGATAAGGGACAGGATATTTACAACAGCCTCTTCACGCTGATTGACGAAGCCCTGGCTGACATGGAAAAAGGCTTTACGGTTACCAGCAGTGCTGATTTGTTTTACCAGGGCTCGAAGGAACGCTGGCAACGCATGGCTTACTCGCTGAAACTGAAAATGTTCAATCAGATTCGTCTAGTTGACCCGGCCCGGGCCGAGCAGGGCATTCGGACGCTGCTTAGCAGCGGTGTCCCGCTCATGACGGAGAATGCTCATGATTTCACCTTCCGCTATGGTAGCAATGTGACGCCCAACTCCCGCCATCCCTGGTACATCAACTCCTACAATACCAGTCGGAGTGGTTATATGAGTATGACCTTAATTAACCGCCTCAAGCAACAGGATGATCCTCGTTTGCGGTATTACATATTCCGGATGCGGTCCAATGCTGGTCTGGCCAACGCCACCAACGGCGATGGGTACTACGGACGGTATCCGGGCGATGGAGCGGCTTCCCCCGCCGACCACAGTACGCGGGCTATTTCTGGCATTTATCCCGCCGCGGGTTTGTACGACAACGGGACCATTGCGACATTGACTTCCGCCAATCAGTTGTTGAACAACGAAGGAGCCAGTGCCGGTACAACGGCCAATTCTTTCCGGATTGCCTTGTTTACGTCGGGCGATGGAACGGGAGCGGGTATTCTGCCGCTGATTACCAATGCCATGGTCAACTTCATCCGGGCGGAAGCGGCCCTGACGCTGAATACGGGCGAAGATGCCCGCAAACTGTTGCTTGATGCCGTAACGGCTCAACTCACGAGCGTCAGTACGCTTTCGGCCAGTAATAAAGGAAACGCCATTCCGGCCGCTACCATCACGGGCTTTATTACCCGCTTGGGCCAGCAGTACGATGCCGCTGATGCCGCGGGGAAGATGCAATTACTGATGATGCAAAAATGGATTGCCCTGTACGGCAACGGCGTTGAAGCCTACAACGATTACCGCCGGACGGGTCTACCGCAGCTCGAAGATCTGGTGTCGCCCCTGGATACGTTCCCCTTCCGCTTCTACTATTCCGAAACAGAAATGACCTCCAATGCTTCGGTGATCGCCAATCGGGATGCCGTGCAACGGGCTCAGCAGCTAACGCCGGTGTTTTGGGATAAGTAG
- a CDS encoding FecR family protein — MEENKVLRQKLVERYIQSKASLPELETFIELYKQGELEQVLDEYLEQQIEASESVTFRPKPTRVKTLWAACLTLALVSGGVFYARPYFRSPVPTHYTQVRTQNQGIRKVSLSDGSVIWLNRNSSLRYADPWQGDTREVQMQTGEAYFQVAKNRKHPRFIVRTPDQLTVEVKGTQFNVRTQKGSTRVFLEEGKVALKKEQQVAELSPGQLATYDQQRLTVQSAKGDVWLAWKNELFVFDDATLTEIARVLEAYYDIHVVIQDHLDHLKFTGKLSQKNLGQVLKILARTLDVEIIQRKGLVTIREASGTAVPAE, encoded by the coding sequence ATGGAAGAAAACAAGGTCTTACGCCAGAAGCTCGTCGAGCGATACATACAGTCGAAAGCCAGTTTGCCGGAACTGGAAACCTTCATCGAACTCTATAAACAAGGTGAGCTGGAACAGGTGCTGGATGAATACCTCGAACAGCAGATCGAAGCCAGCGAGTCCGTCACCTTCCGTCCGAAACCCACGCGAGTAAAAACACTTTGGGCCGCCTGTCTTACGCTGGCCCTGGTCAGTGGGGGAGTCTTCTACGCCCGTCCGTACTTTCGCTCGCCCGTACCCACCCATTACACGCAGGTACGTACGCAGAATCAGGGCATTCGGAAAGTCAGTCTGTCGGATGGCTCAGTGATCTGGTTGAATCGAAACAGTAGCTTGCGGTACGCTGATCCCTGGCAGGGTGATACCCGTGAAGTGCAAATGCAGACCGGAGAAGCGTATTTTCAGGTGGCCAAGAATAGAAAACATCCCCGGTTCATTGTCCGAACGCCCGATCAACTGACGGTAGAGGTAAAAGGCACGCAATTCAATGTACGCACGCAAAAGGGTAGTACCCGTGTTTTTCTTGAAGAAGGAAAAGTGGCCCTCAAGAAAGAACAGCAAGTCGCCGAACTTTCCCCCGGACAATTAGCCACCTATGACCAACAACGCCTTACCGTTCAGTCCGCGAAAGGAGACGTATGGCTGGCCTGGAAGAATGAACTGTTCGTGTTTGACGATGCTACGCTTACCGAAATTGCCCGTGTACTGGAGGCATATTATGACATCCATGTCGTGATTCAGGATCATCTCGATCATCTTAAATTCACCGGCAAACTTTCGCAAAAGAATCTAGGGCAGGTACTGAAAATTCTGGCCCGTACCCTCGATGTGGAAATTATCCAGCGAAAAGGGTTGGTGACCATTCGCGAAGCCAGTGGGACGGCCGTTCCGGCTGAATAA